In one Brassica oleracea var. oleracea cultivar TO1000 chromosome C9, BOL, whole genome shotgun sequence genomic region, the following are encoded:
- the LOC106318608 gene encoding uncharacterized protein LOC106318608, whose protein sequence is MEQDYICSGCYQFRVSSLQEALDLRFLALSGFLGGSFVNCT, encoded by the coding sequence ATGGAACAAGATTACATCTGCTCAGGCTGCTACCAGTTTCGGGTTTCTTCATTGCAAGAAGCACTCGATTTGCGGTTTCTTGCGCTCTCTGGTTTCCTTGGTGGCTCTTTCGTCAACTGCACTTAG
- the LOC106318607 gene encoding cyclin-dependent kinase F-4-like → MERYNLIKEVGDGTFGNVWRAVNKQAGEVVAIKKMKKKYFSWEECMNLREVKSLSRMNHPNIVKLKEVIRENDILYFVFEYMECNLYQLMKDRPKLFAESDVRNWCFQVFQGLSYMHQRGYFHRDLKPENLLVSKDVIKIADLGLAREIDSSPPYTEYVSTRWYRAPEVLLQSYVYTSKVDMWAMGAILAELLSLRPLFPGASEADEIYKICSVVGSPTEETWLEGLNLASVINYQFPQLPGVHLSSLMPYATAEAVNLVERLCSWDPCDRPTAAEALQHPFFQSCYYVPPSLRAKPSVGQRGSLEHQQQSVKRLPATLTCTANNNKAFNSYATPKANALPYGACQTQRKQEMSNKINQETSWNSKPVGSYNVRDAKYIPPPGRKSPPSMNKKWVFPRGPSENANKLANAAVGGGRWSQRQTQQPAMKAGWVGDSGDMFLRPTQPPNPYSRRIAG, encoded by the exons ATGGAGAG GTATAATTTAATCAAAGAAGTTGGTGATGGAACTTTTGGGAATGTTTGGCGAGCTGTCAATAAACAGGCGGGTGAAGTT GTTGCAATTAAAAAAATGAAGAAGAAGTATTTCTCTTGGGAAGAATGTATGAATCTGAGGGAAGTGAAG TCACTTAGCAGAATGAATCATCCAAACATTGTAAAGCTGAAGGAAGTCATCCGGGAGAATGATATCCTATACTTTGTGTTCGAGTACATG GAGTGCAATCTTTACCAGCTTATGAAGGATCGTCCTAAGCTTTTTGCGGAATCTGATGTCAGAAATTGGTGCTTTCAAGTCTTCCAAGGCCTTTCTTACATGCATCAGCGTGGATACTTCCACCGTGATCTTAAGCCAG AAAATCTATTAGTCTCTAAAGATGTCATTAAGATTGCTGATCTTGGCCTGGCCCGGGAGATTGATTCGAGTCCACCTTATACAGAGTATGTCTCGACACGCTG GTACAGGGCACCTGAAGTACTGCTACAGTCGTATGTGTACACGTCAAAAGTTG ATATGTGGGCAATGGGCGCTATTCTGGCTGAGCTGTTGTCTCTTCGCCCTCTCTTCCCTGGAGCTAG TGAAGCAGATGAGATCTATAAAATCTGTAGTGTGGTAGGTAGCCCAACTGAAGAGACATGGTTGGAGGGACTTAATCTTGCTAGCGTCATCAATTACCAATTCCCTCAG CTTCCGGGTGTACACCTCTCAAGCTTGATGCCATATGCTACTGCAGAGGCCGTTAACCTTGTTGAGCGTCTCTGTTCATGGGATCCCTGTGATAGGCCGACTGCTGCAGAGGCTTTGCAGCATCCGTTCTTCCAGAGTTGCTACTATGTTCCACCATCTCTCCGTGCCAAACCGTCTGTTGGACAGAGAGGGTCTCTCGAGCATCAGCAGCAATCCGTCAAGAGGTTGCCAGCGACTTTGACCTGTACTGCTAATAATAATAAGGCGTTCAACAGTTATGCTACTCCAAAGGCGAATGCTCTTCCTTACGGTGCTTGTCAGACCCAGAGGAAGCAGGAGATGTCTAATAAGATTAACCAGGAGACATCATGGAACAGCAAACCTGTGGGAAGTTATAATGTCAGAGATGCTAAGTATATACCACCACCTGGAAGGAAGAGTCCTC CATCAATGAACAAGAAGTGGGTCTTTCCTCGTGGGCCATCAGAGAATGCAAATAAACTGGCAAATGCTGCGGTGGGAGGTGGAAGATGGAGTCAAAGGCAGACACAACAACCGGCAATGAAGGCAGGGTGGGTGGGGGATAGTGGTGACATGTTTCTCAGACCTACACAGCCTCCCAATCCCTACTCTAGGAGAATTGCTGGTTAA